In Nonomuraea muscovyensis, one genomic interval encodes:
- a CDS encoding carotenoid oxygenase family protein, with protein MAESVVIMDESGEANPYLLGVYAPVQDEITADELTVIGQIPTDLNGVYLRNGPNARYPMKGRYHWFDGDGMVHAVHFENGRARYRNRWVRTRAFDAESAAGQALWTGVMENPKGNPFGNARGLPYKDTANTDVIFHRGRVLASWYLCGTPYSLDPLSLETLGADTFLDTLNGDFMAHPKVDERTGELFWFDYGPRPPYLRYGVVGPGGSVEHCVELDLPGSRLPHDMAITQNHAILMDLPLYQDLDAARQGRYKLTFDRELPSRFGVIPRRGQAHEIRWFEARPCYIYHVVNAWEDGDEIIMDVCRVSRPAPHGNGSPLARMIKYLKLDARMYRYRFDLRTGRTSEEYVDEDHNTEFPSIDARATGYRTRYAYNVSIADAETNLFDGLVRYDNVTGAKETYSYGPGVYGSEAPFAPRDGSTAEDDGYLVTFVTDERENRSEVQILHAARMSEGPIARVLLPQRVPLGFHATWVRSEQLR; from the coding sequence ATGGCCGAAAGTGTCGTAATCATGGACGAGTCGGGCGAGGCGAATCCGTACCTGCTGGGCGTCTACGCGCCGGTCCAGGACGAGATCACCGCCGACGAGCTGACGGTGATCGGGCAGATCCCGACGGACCTCAACGGCGTGTACCTGCGCAACGGGCCCAACGCGCGCTACCCCATGAAGGGGCGCTACCACTGGTTCGACGGCGACGGCATGGTCCACGCCGTGCACTTCGAGAACGGCCGCGCCCGCTACCGCAACCGCTGGGTGCGCACCCGGGCCTTCGACGCCGAATCCGCCGCCGGCCAGGCACTCTGGACCGGCGTCATGGAGAACCCGAAGGGCAACCCCTTCGGCAACGCGCGCGGTCTGCCCTACAAGGACACGGCCAACACCGACGTGATCTTCCACCGGGGCCGGGTGCTCGCCTCCTGGTACCTGTGCGGCACGCCGTACAGCCTGGACCCGCTCTCTCTGGAGACGCTCGGCGCCGACACCTTCCTCGACACTCTGAACGGCGACTTCATGGCGCATCCCAAGGTGGACGAGCGGACCGGCGAGCTGTTCTGGTTCGACTACGGGCCGCGGCCGCCCTACCTGCGCTACGGCGTGGTCGGCCCCGGCGGGAGCGTGGAGCACTGCGTGGAGCTGGACCTACCCGGGTCCCGGCTGCCGCACGACATGGCCATCACGCAGAACCACGCCATCCTCATGGACCTGCCGCTCTACCAGGACCTCGACGCCGCCCGGCAGGGCCGCTACAAGCTGACCTTCGACCGGGAGCTGCCCTCGCGCTTCGGCGTGATCCCGCGGCGCGGCCAGGCGCACGAGATCAGATGGTTCGAGGCGCGGCCCTGCTACATCTACCACGTCGTCAACGCCTGGGAGGACGGCGACGAGATCATCATGGACGTCTGCCGGGTCTCCCGCCCGGCGCCCCACGGGAACGGCTCGCCGCTGGCCCGGATGATCAAGTACCTGAAGCTCGACGCGCGGATGTACCGCTACCGCTTCGACCTGCGGACCGGCCGGACGTCCGAGGAGTACGTGGACGAGGACCACAACACCGAGTTCCCCTCGATCGACGCACGCGCCACCGGCTATCGCACCCGGTACGCCTACAACGTCTCCATAGCCGACGCCGAGACCAACCTCTTCGACGGCCTGGTCCGCTACGACAACGTCACCGGCGCCAAGGAGACCTACTCCTACGGCCCCGGCGTCTACGGCAGCGAGGCGCCCTTCGCCCCGCGCGACGGCTCGACCGCCGAGGACGACGGCTACCTGGTCACCTTCGTCACCGACGAGCGGGAGAACCGCTCCGAAGTGCAGATCCTGCATGCCGCCCGGATGTCGGAGGGCCCGATCGCACGCGTCCTGCTGCCCCAGCGGGTGCCGCTCGGCTTCCACGCGACCTGGGTGCGATCGGAGCAACTGCGATGA
- a CDS encoding class I adenylate-forming enzyme family protein — translation MTHSADRIARYTAAGWWTGDTIDQLLAAHVATRPDDTAIVDPLNKADLLDGPPKRLTWEQLGAEVERVAGVLHAHGIGPGDVVAVQLPNSVELAVSFLATVRLGATVTPFPMQYREYELAQLLPLSGARLLVSGRESRAPEGTPTLSWPGDLEGVPGPEIDAGPPRREADPAERVTICWTSGTEATPKGVPRCHYDWLAIEAICTAAPALTSRDVILNPFPMVNMAGIGGVFLPWLRVGATLVQHHPFDLPTYLGQIAAERVTYTLAPPALLTMLLHQDALLAKTDISSLTRIGSGSAPLPPSMVRGWQERHGIAIINFFGSNEGITLLSDPAHMPDPETRARFFPRPGAPGAPELLDRVSTRLVTPDGKEITEPGVPGELRLSGPTVFAGYLPGTAMADPFDEDGYLRTGDLFEIAGERGQYLRFVDRAKDIIIRGGMNIAPAELEALLAGHPAVAEVAVTGYPDDVLGEKVCAVIVSKESGLDLASLVDFLRGKGIASYKLPERLEIVDALPRNPVGKILKRELKL, via the coding sequence ATGACGCATTCCGCAGACCGAATCGCCCGCTACACCGCGGCGGGCTGGTGGACCGGTGACACCATTGACCAGCTCCTCGCAGCGCACGTGGCGACCCGGCCCGACGACACGGCGATCGTGGACCCGCTCAACAAGGCCGACCTGCTGGACGGCCCGCCGAAGCGGCTGACCTGGGAGCAGCTCGGCGCGGAGGTCGAGCGCGTCGCCGGTGTGCTGCACGCGCACGGGATCGGTCCCGGTGACGTGGTGGCCGTGCAACTGCCCAACAGCGTGGAGCTGGCGGTGAGCTTCCTCGCGACCGTCCGGCTCGGCGCGACGGTCACCCCCTTCCCCATGCAGTACCGCGAGTACGAGCTGGCCCAGTTGCTGCCCCTGTCCGGTGCCCGGCTACTGGTCAGCGGCCGCGAGTCGCGGGCGCCGGAGGGCACGCCCACGCTGTCCTGGCCGGGCGACCTGGAGGGCGTGCCCGGCCCGGAGATCGACGCAGGGCCGCCACGGCGCGAGGCCGACCCCGCGGAGCGGGTGACGATCTGCTGGACCTCCGGCACCGAGGCGACACCCAAGGGCGTGCCCAGGTGCCACTACGACTGGCTGGCCATCGAGGCGATCTGCACGGCCGCGCCCGCGCTCACCTCTCGCGACGTGATCCTCAACCCCTTCCCCATGGTGAACATGGCCGGGATCGGCGGCGTCTTCCTGCCCTGGCTGCGGGTCGGCGCGACGCTCGTCCAGCATCATCCCTTCGACCTGCCCACGTACCTGGGCCAGATCGCGGCCGAGCGGGTCACCTATACCCTGGCCCCGCCCGCGCTCCTCACGATGCTGCTGCACCAGGACGCGCTGCTTGCCAAGACCGACATCTCCTCGCTGACCCGCATCGGCTCCGGCTCCGCCCCGCTGCCGCCGTCGATGGTGCGCGGCTGGCAGGAGCGGCACGGCATCGCGATCATCAACTTCTTCGGCTCGAACGAGGGCATCACCCTGCTGTCGGACCCCGCCCACATGCCGGACCCGGAGACCCGGGCCCGCTTCTTCCCCCGCCCCGGCGCGCCGGGGGCGCCGGAGCTGCTCGACCGGGTCAGCACGCGGCTGGTCACCCCGGACGGCAAGGAGATCACCGAGCCGGGTGTCCCCGGCGAGCTGCGGCTGAGCGGCCCCACGGTCTTCGCCGGGTACCTGCCGGGCACGGCCATGGCTGACCCGTTCGACGAGGACGGCTACCTCAGGACCGGAGACCTCTTCGAGATCGCCGGCGAGCGGGGGCAGTACCTGCGCTTCGTCGACCGGGCCAAGGACATCATCATCCGCGGCGGCATGAACATCGCCCCCGCCGAGCTGGAGGCATTGCTCGCCGGGCATCCGGCGGTCGCCGAGGTGGCCGTGACCGGCTACCCGGACGACGTGCTCGGCGAGAAGGTGTGCGCGGTCATCGTCAGCAAGGAGAGCGGGCTGGACCTCGCCTCGCTCGTCGACTTCCTGCGCGGCAAGGGCATCGCGTCGTACAAGCTCCCGGAACGGCTGGAGATCGTCGACGCGCTGCCCAGGAACCCGGTCGGCAAGATACTCAAGAGGGAGCTCAAGCTGTGA
- a CDS encoding acetyl-CoA acetyltransferase yields the protein MIHVLGGYQTDFARSGVGLFEMLREASLGALEAAAVPAGDVQVAHVGNLAGELFAGQAHLGGMVAAIDPAWAMLPTSRHEAACASGSMAVLAAMADLEAGRYDVALVVGVELMRNVGAKEAAGHLGCAAWAGREAQAADFPWPALFAEIADEVDARHGLSHEHLARIAEINHGNALRNPLAQARSWSFPDGCFGTDDVLNPVVEGRLRKYDCGRITDGAAAVVLAHERYGRRGPVISGWAHRTAPMLLADKLARREPYLFPHLRRAVLDAYERAGLRGPEDVDVIETHDCFTITEYVALDHLGLTPPGESWRAIESGLIDFDGGIPVNPSGGLIGLGHPVGATGVRMLHDAARQVSGAAGECQVPGARTALTLNIGGSCTTVALFAVTGG from the coding sequence GTGATCCACGTTCTCGGCGGATACCAGACGGATTTCGCCCGCTCCGGCGTGGGCCTGTTCGAGATGCTGCGCGAAGCCTCGCTCGGGGCGTTGGAGGCGGCGGCCGTACCCGCCGGGGACGTGCAGGTGGCGCACGTCGGCAACCTGGCGGGCGAGCTGTTCGCCGGGCAGGCCCACCTGGGCGGCATGGTGGCCGCGATCGACCCCGCGTGGGCCATGCTGCCCACGTCCCGGCACGAGGCCGCGTGCGCGTCGGGATCCATGGCGGTCCTGGCCGCCATGGCCGATCTGGAGGCCGGACGGTACGACGTGGCCCTCGTCGTGGGCGTGGAGCTGATGCGCAACGTCGGCGCCAAGGAGGCCGCCGGGCACCTGGGCTGCGCGGCCTGGGCCGGCCGGGAGGCGCAGGCGGCCGACTTCCCCTGGCCGGCGCTGTTCGCCGAGATCGCCGACGAGGTGGACGCGCGTCACGGGTTGTCCCACGAGCACCTGGCCCGGATCGCCGAGATCAACCACGGCAACGCCCTGCGCAACCCGCTCGCCCAGGCCCGGTCGTGGTCCTTCCCCGACGGTTGCTTCGGGACGGACGACGTCCTCAACCCCGTGGTCGAGGGGCGGCTGCGCAAGTACGACTGCGGCCGCATCACCGACGGCGCCGCCGCCGTGGTCCTCGCCCACGAGCGGTATGGCAGGCGGGGCCCGGTCATCTCGGGATGGGCGCACCGTACGGCCCCGATGCTGCTGGCGGACAAGCTGGCCAGGCGTGAGCCGTACCTGTTCCCGCACCTGCGGCGGGCGGTGCTGGACGCCTACGAGCGCGCCGGGCTGCGCGGGCCCGAGGACGTGGACGTGATCGAGACGCACGACTGCTTCACGATCACCGAGTACGTCGCCCTGGACCACCTCGGGCTGACGCCCCCGGGCGAGTCCTGGCGGGCGATCGAGAGCGGCCTGATCGACTTCGACGGCGGCATCCCGGTCAACCCGTCGGGTGGCCTCATCGGTCTCGGCCACCCGGTCGGCGCCACCGGCGTGCGCATGCTGCACGACGCCGCCCGCCAGGTCTCCGGGGCCGCGGGCGAGTGTCAGGTGCCGGGCGCGCGCACCGCGCTGACCCTCAACATCGGGGGCAGTTGCACCACGGTCGCGCTGTTCGCCGTCACCGGCGGCTGA
- a CDS encoding class I adenylate-forming enzyme family protein has translation MTIGLLVQRAAARFGDRRAVQGPDGARTFAELAGRASGLARGLLSLGLSPGDRVLELLPNGCALVESDLALAMAGLVRVPLNPRLGPAEWERIADDCGARALIYDARFAEDTEALRSGLQAVVSGDAPGRRLDDLVTGGPVPIGVLPDDLVGLAYSSGTTGRPKGARRTHRNRIASALAMTHEVLGGPPAADAVYLHAGPAIHTSGLFVLPWLMAGAPQVFLDHADAATILAAVEEHRVTHTALVPTMVSRLAEAADGTPLRMLAYAGAPMPPGQIRRASERLTPHLVQYYGLVEAMPPLTVLDADDHARGLAGEPGLLTSAGRVCLAIDLRVVDEEGRPLPDGEQGEVVVRGDPVTPGYHNAEGRADLGKGFTNGWLRTGDIGHLGPGGRLWLTDRRNDMIITGGYNVYPREIEDVIAGVDGVAEAAVVGLADGEWGQRVAAVYTCLAGRRIEPDEVLRRCRAALPAHKRPKSALSVTSLPLNATGKISRREVLRRMEAGERW, from the coding sequence GTGACCATCGGCCTGCTGGTCCAGCGCGCGGCCGCCCGCTTCGGCGATCGGCGTGCCGTGCAGGGGCCCGACGGAGCCCGCACCTTCGCCGAGCTGGCCGGGCGTGCGTCGGGGCTCGCCCGCGGGCTGTTGTCGCTCGGCCTGTCGCCGGGTGACCGGGTCCTCGAACTGCTGCCGAACGGCTGCGCCCTGGTCGAGTCCGACCTCGCGCTGGCCATGGCCGGCCTGGTCCGCGTGCCGCTCAACCCGCGGCTCGGCCCGGCGGAGTGGGAGCGCATCGCCGACGACTGCGGCGCACGGGCGCTGATCTACGACGCCCGCTTCGCCGAGGACACCGAGGCGCTGCGCTCGGGGCTGCAGGCGGTCGTCTCCGGCGATGCCCCCGGCCGGCGCCTCGACGACCTGGTCACCGGCGGCCCGGTCCCGATCGGGGTCCTGCCTGACGATCTGGTGGGGCTGGCCTACTCCTCGGGGACGACCGGACGTCCCAAGGGCGCCCGGCGCACCCACCGCAACCGCATCGCCTCGGCGCTGGCCATGACGCACGAGGTGCTGGGCGGGCCGCCGGCCGCCGACGCGGTCTACCTGCACGCCGGTCCCGCGATCCACACCAGTGGGCTGTTCGTGCTGCCCTGGCTCATGGCGGGCGCTCCGCAGGTGTTCCTGGACCACGCGGACGCCGCCACGATCCTGGCCGCTGTCGAGGAGCACCGGGTCACGCACACAGCGCTGGTGCCCACGATGGTCTCCCGGCTGGCAGAGGCCGCGGACGGGACCCCGCTGCGCATGCTCGCCTACGCGGGGGCGCCGATGCCGCCCGGGCAGATCCGCCGCGCCAGCGAGCGGCTCACGCCGCACCTGGTGCAGTACTACGGACTGGTGGAGGCGATGCCGCCGCTGACCGTGCTCGACGCCGACGACCACGCCCGCGGCCTGGCAGGGGAGCCCGGGCTGCTGACCTCGGCCGGGCGTGTCTGCCTGGCGATCGACCTGCGCGTGGTCGACGAGGAGGGGCGCCCGCTGCCGGACGGGGAGCAGGGCGAGGTCGTGGTGCGCGGCGACCCGGTGACGCCCGGCTACCACAACGCCGAGGGCCGCGCGGACCTCGGCAAGGGCTTCACGAATGGCTGGTTGCGCACGGGGGACATCGGGCACCTCGGCCCCGGCGGGCGGTTGTGGCTGACCGACCGCAGGAACGACATGATCATCACCGGGGGTTACAACGTCTACCCCCGGGAGATCGAGGACGTCATCGCCGGCGTCGACGGGGTCGCGGAGGCCGCGGTCGTGGGGCTCGCCGACGGGGAGTGGGGCCAGCGGGTCGCCGCCGTCTACACCTGCCTCGCCGGTCGCCGGATCGAGCCCGACGAGGTCCTGCGCCGGTGCCGGGCGGCGCTTCCGGCGCACAAGAGGCCGAAGAGCGCGCTTTCGGTGACCTCGCTGCCGCTCAACGCCACCGGGAAGATCAGCCGCCGGGAGGTGCTCCGGCGGATGGAGGCCGGCGAGCGCTGGTGA
- a CDS encoding thiolase family protein → MREVLLLDATRTPFGKNRGGLSGVRVDDLAAHPLRELIARHPALDPARIDDVVYGDTNGAGEDNRNVARMAALLAGLPPTVPGVTVNRLCGSGAEAIVHAGRALALGDAELVVAGGVEGMSRAPFVLPPVDTALPRRMDLVPTTVGWRMPNPAFPAGWTESLGATMDRVAAERGIGRGRQDEWAARSHRLAHEAWAKGLHDDVVVPLAGVTTDEPVRPGCDPATLATLPPAFTPDGTVTAGNSSPVSDGAVVVLMGTREAAAELGLTPMARIVSSAVAALEPDRFALAPVPAVHAALRKAGRTLSDIAVLELNEAFAAMALACMDELAVPEHLVNPHGGAIALGHPLGASAARATVDCARRLARHGGIGVAAACIGVGQGIAVVLEA, encoded by the coding sequence ATGCGCGAGGTCTTGCTCCTGGACGCCACCCGAACCCCCTTCGGCAAGAACCGCGGCGGCCTGTCAGGCGTCCGCGTCGACGACCTGGCCGCGCATCCACTGCGCGAGCTGATCGCGCGGCACCCCGCACTGGACCCGGCCCGGATCGACGACGTCGTCTACGGCGACACCAACGGCGCCGGCGAGGACAACCGCAACGTGGCACGCATGGCCGCCCTGCTCGCCGGGCTCCCCCCGACGGTCCCCGGGGTGACGGTCAACCGGCTGTGCGGATCGGGTGCCGAGGCGATCGTGCACGCCGGGCGGGCCCTCGCCCTGGGCGACGCCGAACTGGTCGTGGCCGGCGGAGTGGAAGGCATGAGCCGCGCCCCCTTCGTGCTCCCGCCGGTCGACACCGCCCTGCCGCGCCGGATGGACCTCGTACCCACCACGGTGGGCTGGCGCATGCCCAACCCGGCCTTCCCCGCGGGGTGGACCGAATCACTGGGCGCGACCATGGACCGCGTCGCGGCCGAACGCGGCATCGGCCGCGGCCGCCAGGACGAATGGGCGGCCCGCTCCCACCGGCTCGCGCACGAAGCCTGGGCCAAGGGCCTGCACGACGACGTGGTCGTCCCCCTGGCCGGAGTCACGACCGACGAGCCGGTGCGCCCCGGCTGCGACCCCGCCACGCTCGCCACCCTCCCACCGGCCTTCACACCGGACGGCACAGTCACCGCCGGCAACTCCTCCCCCGTCAGCGACGGCGCCGTCGTCGTCCTGATGGGCACCCGCGAGGCGGCGGCGGAACTCGGGCTCACGCCCATGGCACGGATCGTCTCCTCGGCCGTGGCGGCGCTCGAACCCGACAGGTTCGCGTTGGCACCCGTCCCCGCCGTGCACGCGGCCCTGCGCAAGGCAGGCCGGACCCTGTCCGACATCGCTGTGCTGGAGCTCAACGAAGCCTTCGCCGCCATGGCGCTGGCCTGCATGGACGAACTAGCCGTCCCGGAGCACCTGGTGAACCCGCACGGCGGCGCGATCGCGCTCGGTCACCCACTCGGCGCGTCAGCCGCCAGGGCCACGGTCGACTGCGCCCGGCGACTGGCCCGCCACGGCGGCATCGGCGTGGCCGCCGCCTGCATCGGCGTCGGGCAGGGCATCGCCGTCGTGCTGGAGGCGTGA
- a CDS encoding PaaI family thioesterase has translation MTDDRAPRATPEAPTPASLTRLVAGRLPGLLGFRVVAADEHAVTAELDVRPELLAPNGYLHAATVVALADTACGIGCRLRLPRGARGFTTVQLTTSYTGTAREGTVRAVATLAHGGRRTQVWDAVVSDGAGRPIALFRCTQMILWPDPDGVEA, from the coding sequence ATGACCGACGACCGGGCACCCCGCGCCACCCCCGAGGCACCGACCCCCGCGAGCCTCACCCGGCTCGTGGCCGGGCGGCTGCCCGGCCTGCTGGGCTTCCGGGTCGTCGCCGCCGACGAGCACGCGGTGACGGCCGAGCTCGACGTACGCCCCGAGCTGCTGGCCCCCAACGGCTACCTGCACGCCGCCACGGTGGTCGCGCTGGCCGACACCGCCTGCGGCATCGGCTGCCGGCTGCGGCTGCCGAGGGGCGCACGCGGATTCACCACGGTGCAACTGACCACCTCCTACACCGGCACCGCTCGGGAGGGGACGGTCCGCGCGGTCGCCACCCTCGCGCACGGCGGACGGCGCACCCAGGTGTGGGACGCCGTGGTGAGCGACGGTGCCGGCCGCCCGATCGCACTGTTCCGCTGCACCCAGATGATCCTTTGGCCCGACCCGGACGGAGTGGAAGCATGA
- the paaN gene encoding phenylacetic acid degradation protein PaaN, with protein sequence MTTDLFDKHRTTLERAIEACRTRESWSAYGEPSTASPAAFEAQLGRPFEDDGPGVQAVQDDEISPYTGEPLGISYLRADVDRLVAAATQAWPRWREADPRVRAGVCLEMCERIHAHAAELAHATVHTTGQSLGMSLTGSGTNALDRGVEAIAQAFAAMSRVPGSARWARAFGPSTVELTKRYRLVPRGVAVVVACASFPAWNVYPALFASLVTGNPVIVKPHPSSVLQMALAVRACRRVLTASGFDPGLIGLAVDTTAEPVTKLLVRHPAVRIVDFTGSAAFGSWVEANAFPAVAYTETSGVNSVLMHSAGELQPVLRALAGSLCLFSAQMCTSPQNIYVPRGGLPTGDGLVSVEEFAEGLADAVRAVSTVPRRAAAVLGAIQSPATLTLLDEVGKQAAARGRVLLDAQPYEHPRHPEARTSGPLLARVGIDDHDLFAAERFGPVAFVIDCDDADQALARATQDAREHGAITAFAYATDDAYLDRAENAYALAGAALTSNLTGPMPLNFSAAYSDYHVTGLNPAGNASLTDDSFVAGRFRVTQSRRAAAASRE encoded by the coding sequence ATGACGACCGACCTCTTCGACAAGCACCGCACGACCCTGGAACGCGCGATCGAGGCGTGCCGGACCCGCGAGAGCTGGAGCGCGTACGGGGAACCGTCCACCGCCTCGCCCGCCGCCTTCGAGGCGCAGCTGGGCAGGCCGTTCGAGGACGACGGCCCCGGCGTACAGGCCGTCCAGGACGACGAGATCTCCCCCTACACCGGCGAACCACTCGGAATCTCCTACCTCAGGGCGGACGTCGACCGCCTGGTCGCGGCCGCGACCCAGGCGTGGCCGCGATGGCGGGAGGCCGACCCCCGGGTGCGGGCGGGAGTATGCCTGGAGATGTGCGAGCGCATCCACGCCCACGCCGCCGAACTGGCCCACGCCACGGTGCACACGACCGGACAGAGTCTTGGCATGAGCCTGACGGGCAGCGGCACCAACGCGCTCGACCGGGGCGTCGAGGCCATCGCGCAGGCGTTCGCGGCGATGTCCCGCGTGCCCGGCAGCGCCCGCTGGGCCCGCGCCTTCGGCCCGTCGACGGTCGAGCTGACCAAACGCTACCGCCTGGTGCCCAGGGGCGTCGCGGTCGTCGTCGCCTGCGCCAGCTTCCCCGCCTGGAACGTCTACCCCGCGCTCTTCGCGAGCCTGGTCACCGGCAACCCGGTCATCGTCAAGCCGCACCCCAGCTCGGTCCTGCAGATGGCATTGGCCGTACGCGCCTGCCGCCGCGTCCTGACCGCGTCGGGCTTCGACCCCGGCCTGATCGGGCTGGCCGTCGACACGACCGCCGAGCCCGTCACCAAGCTGCTGGTGCGGCACCCCGCCGTCCGGATCGTGGACTTCACCGGCTCGGCCGCCTTCGGCTCGTGGGTCGAGGCCAACGCCTTCCCCGCCGTGGCGTACACGGAGACCTCCGGGGTGAACTCGGTCCTCATGCACTCCGCCGGCGAGCTGCAACCGGTGCTGCGCGCTCTGGCCGGCTCGCTGTGCCTGTTCTCCGCACAGATGTGCACGAGCCCCCAGAACATCTACGTGCCGCGCGGCGGCCTGCCCACCGGCGATGGCCTGGTGAGCGTGGAGGAGTTCGCCGAAGGGCTGGCCGACGCCGTACGGGCCGTGTCCACGGTGCCGCGGCGCGCCGCCGCGGTGCTGGGCGCGATCCAGTCGCCGGCCACACTCACCCTCCTCGACGAGGTGGGCAAGCAGGCCGCCGCCCGCGGCCGCGTCCTGCTCGACGCACAGCCGTACGAGCACCCCCGACACCCCGAGGCCCGCACCAGCGGGCCGCTCCTGGCCCGGGTCGGCATCGACGACCACGACCTGTTCGCCGCGGAACGCTTCGGCCCGGTCGCCTTCGTGATCGACTGCGACGACGCCGACCAGGCGCTGGCCCGGGCCACCCAGGACGCGCGCGAGCACGGCGCGATCACCGCCTTCGCCTACGCCACCGACGACGCCTACCTGGACCGGGCCGAGAACGCCTACGCCCTGGCCGGCGCCGCCCTGACCAGCAACCTCACCGGCCCGATGCCGCTGAACTTCTCCGCCGCCTACAGCGACTACCACGTCACCGGACTCAACCCGGCCGGGAACGCCTCGCTCACCGACGACTCCTTCGTCGCCGGACGCTTCCGCGTCACCCAGTCCCGGCGAGCGGCAGCCGCCTCTCGGGAATGA
- a CDS encoding winged helix-turn-helix transcriptional regulator, which translates to MTVTERPSAIGQALLAIGDQWTLLILQRAFLLHVRRFADWRDQLGVSESVLANRIKELVAGDLLRPAPYREQGRTRTEYLLTERAIELWPLLVEIWSWERRWAPRRRGLPELTHDVCGNRTDVELGCAGCARAPVTARDTETVRDAATFAQVTVPRHHRRTVRSDGEHDPLSYFPETFELLGDRWSTVILAAAFLGIRRFADFQSELGVAPSVLSNRLRLFTELGVLAVDGPETRPRYRLTEKGLDFYGIFAFVVDWGQRWFTGPPRTDLRVTHRACGQPFRPYLRCRSCGQAISRSEVHFVLPEVIPERRLPLAGTG; encoded by the coding sequence GTGACGGTGACGGAGCGGCCCAGCGCGATCGGGCAGGCGCTGCTGGCGATCGGCGATCAGTGGACGCTGTTGATCCTGCAGCGGGCCTTCCTCCTGCACGTCCGGCGCTTCGCCGATTGGCGTGACCAGCTCGGCGTGTCCGAGTCGGTGCTGGCCAACCGGATCAAGGAACTGGTCGCGGGTGACCTGCTTCGGCCGGCCCCGTATCGAGAGCAGGGCCGCACCCGGACCGAGTACCTTCTCACCGAGCGGGCGATCGAGCTGTGGCCGCTGCTGGTGGAGATCTGGTCGTGGGAGCGCCGGTGGGCGCCCCGCCGTCGCGGGCTTCCGGAGTTGACGCACGACGTCTGCGGCAACCGCACTGATGTGGAGCTGGGCTGCGCGGGCTGCGCTCGGGCACCGGTGACCGCCCGCGACACCGAGACCGTGCGGGACGCGGCCACGTTCGCCCAGGTGACGGTGCCGCGCCATCATCGCAGGACCGTCCGGAGCGACGGCGAGCACGACCCGCTGTCGTATTTCCCCGAGACCTTCGAGCTGCTGGGCGACCGCTGGAGCACGGTGATCCTCGCGGCCGCCTTCCTCGGCATACGGCGCTTCGCCGACTTCCAGTCGGAGCTCGGCGTGGCGCCCTCGGTGCTGTCCAACCGGCTGCGTCTCTTCACCGAGTTGGGCGTGCTCGCCGTGGACGGCCCCGAGACGCGGCCGAGGTACCGGCTGACGGAGAAGGGCCTGGACTTCTACGGGATCTTCGCCTTCGTCGTGGACTGGGGCCAGCGGTGGTTCACCGGCCCGCCGCGGACCGACCTTCGGGTCACTCACCGCGCGTGCGGCCAGCCGTTCCGTCCGTACCTGCGGTGCCGGTCGTGCGGGCAGGCGATCAGCCGTAGCGAGGTGCACTTCGTGTTGCCCGAGGTCATTCCCGAGAGGCGGCTGCCGCTCGCCGGGACTGGGTGA